A single region of the Corticium candelabrum chromosome 15, ooCorCand1.1, whole genome shotgun sequence genome encodes:
- the LOC134191590 gene encoding uncharacterized protein LOC134191590, which produces MSKQRSCPFCNKLYAVLGRHIHSCHERKGRPYSEFIAGRGASTVQLSPPTVNEIVGLHLESSRMSLVAASLSPEHDSNHRVRAPSVKSSGRHFVMRSCPSCLKSFKRLDVHLNRSSKCSYVKLSTGNNAMSEQAITGSTSSNILTDVTRSPRGAACAPMEKTSFSEPPEVQNLGNNTTEFPLLRRLKLPTCDDEWNTADIYFASSVVPLVCSYIDPDEANDVLVKGIFNYFSNTFGVSASQRKRTKRHASNLAQRLRVAKRENRLAQKALRRAKKTLNMSKDDLLSLVAALRKSVRSLQKMKRLQMKANFQRQSKFQQRDISSNFWKFAKQILRSDQNEVSPSFTQTTAYDYFRSAYSASSPRNCFDYPEWLKHRDAPSFPMGDLVITEKDIYDKIKCARSDSAPCPLDQISYKLLKRCPSLTVGLLHIYNLCIQQCRVPRLWLCAVIKLIPKPGKSIPSDPSTFRPIALTSVVGKVFTSFIKDTLFKHLISNGYLDTSIQKGFINHVSGCQEHQLKLVEAIRDAKANQRLQTILWIDLRNAFGSVDHNLIRFAMSHYNCGDMVTNLISNIYCGLRAVICTDDWCTSNFPYEVGVFQGDPLSVAIFDMVFNLYTDALESLAPTCAYQFSSVAQNSFLCSFADDAVVVTRGPHEINAVCKRTDQFLEWSGLEVNAAKCSTFSRRRLIHPTVFDPEISIQGQKIPFLSHKKSYKYLGLPIASDLSHADISRELLETTKNLLNKVDQTAVSRMNKCLLYKRAVLPRLSWLLSIASIPLSWIEQSLDSVVTKFLKKWVGLAHSAAVSRLFLNTKNGGLQLGQPSDSFKRLQSCNLLRFTKSNDECLRALATIKISRETELSSTRFSAGSFLATLDTSPGCLQSKIKNIKKTITESSNNRHLSHLTSLSVQGQAARFKDVEAEHFALSLKSLPDDLFKWAINGLQDTLPSATNLQLWKKISCNQCPLCHQPQSLCHVLNACPSLLDRGLYKQRHDNTLRLFVDFLKRHLSQQFSIVADLPESVYNFPVDITCTCLRPDIVVWNAVLKKAWMLELSVPFETVVEETKARKERRYAQLVKDANHQYKTELLHLLVGSRGLIFPETRRAVCMLCKPLQRDLDDLFQAVIHSTLKDSFRCWLARRDNIS; this is translated from the coding sequence ATGTCCAAGCAAAGGTCCTGCCCGTTCTGCAACAAACTGTACGCTGTTCTTGGACGGCACATTCACTCTTGTCATGAGAGAAAAGGAAGGCCTTACTCCGAATTTATTGCCGGCCGTGGCGCATCTACTGTTCAGCTGTCTCCTCCAACTGTCAACGAAATCGTTGGACTCCATCTTGAAAGTTCCCGGATGAGTCTTGTTGCCGCCTCGCTTTCCCCAGAGCATGATAGCAATCACAGAGTAAGAGCCCCTTCTGTTAAATCAAGCGGAAGACATTTTGTTATGCGTTCATGCCCATCTTGTTTGAAGTCGTTCAAACGTTTAGATGTACATCTAAACCGGTCTTCCAAATGCTCTTACGTCAAATTGAGTACTGGTAATAATGCAATGTCTGAGCAAGCAATTACTGGGTCTACTTCGTCCAATATTTTGACTGATGTTACCAGGTCTCCTAGAGGTGCTGCTTGTGCCCCAATGGAAAAAACCTCTTTTTCAGAACCTCCGGAAGTTCAAAATCTTGGTAACAATACTACCGAATTCCCTCTTCTTCGACGCCTTAAACTTCCTACTTGTGATGATGAATGGAACACTGCTGACATTTATTTTGCTTCATCAGTTGTGCCTTTGGTATGTTCGTACATCGACCCAGATGAAGCAAATGACGTCTTAGTGAAAGGGATTTTCAACTATTTCAGCAACACCTTTGGCGTTTCTGCAAGCcaaagaaaaagaacaaaACGTCATGCTTCCAACCTTGCTCAACGTTTAAGGGTCGCAAAACGAGAAAACAGATTAGCTCAGAAGGCCCTGCGTCGTGCAAAGAAAACCCTCAACATGTCCAAGGATGATTTGTTATCTCTTGTTGCCGCCCTGCGGAAATCTGTGAGATCTCTTCAAAAAATGAAACGGCTGCAGATGAAGGCAAATTTCCAAAGACAATCAAAATTCCAGCAGAGGGACATTTCGTcaaatttttggaaatttgCTAAACAAATCCTTCGTTCCGACCAAAATGAAGTCAGTCCTTCATTTACTCAGACAACTGCCTATGATTATTTTCGTTCCGCTTACTCTGCTTCGTCACCAAGAAATTGCTTTGACTACCCAGAGTGGCTGAAGCACAGAGATGCTCCATCCTTTCCAATGGGTGATCTTGTCATCACGGAAAAAGACATctatgataaaatcaagtgtGCTCGTTCTGATTCGGCTCCTTGTCCTCTTGACCAAATTAGCTACAAGTTATTGAAACGATGTCCATCTTTGACTGTCGGTCTCCTGCACATCTACAATCTGTGCATTCAGCAATGCAGAGTTCCAAGACTATGGCTGTGTGCTGTCATAAAGTTAATTCCTAAACCAGGAAAAAGTATCCCTTCTGACCCGTCTACCTTCCGACCAATTGCTTTGACTTCTGTAGTTGGGAAGGTGTTCACGTCATTCATCAAAGACACTCTGTTTAAGCATCTCATATCTAATGGATATCTGGATACATCGATCCAAAAGGGGTTCATCAATCACGTCAGCGGGTGTCAAGAACATCAGCTCAAATTGGTGGAGGCTATCAGAGATGCGAAAGCCAATCAGCGGCTTCAAACCATTCTATGGATTGACTTGCGTAATGCTTTTGGAAGTGTTGATCATAATTTAATCCGCTTTGCAATGTCCCATTACAATTGTGGTGATATGGTGACAAATCTCATTTCCAATATATATTGTGGTCTTCGCGCAGTCATTTGCACAGATGACTGGTGTACTTCCAATTTTCCTTATGAGGTCGGTGTATTTCAAGGGGATCCTCTGTCAGTGGCTATTTTTGACATGGTTTTCAACCTTTACACTGATGCTTTAGAATCTCTCGCTCCAACTTGTGCCTATCAGTTTTCGTCAGTGGCTCAAAACTCTTTCTTGTGTAGTTTTGCTGATGACGCTGTCGTAGTCACAAGAGGTCCACATGAAATTAATGCTGTGTGCAAGCGAACAGACCAATTCCTCGAATGGTCTGGCCTAGAAGtcaatgcagcaaaatgttcaACTTTTTCACGTCGGAGGCTGATTCATCCAACTGTCTTTGACCCGGAAATCTCTATACAAGGGCAAAAGATTCCATTCTTGTCACACAAGAAaagctacaagtacttgggtctTCCAATTGCGTCTGATCTGTCTCATGCCGACATTTCAAGAGAGCTTCTGGAGACTACTaagaatttattgaataaaGTCGATCAAACAGCCGTTTCCCGAATGAATAAATGTCTTCTCTATAAGAGAGCGGTGCTACCGCGGCTTTCATGGTTACTGAGCATTGCATCTATTCCTTTGTCATGGATCGAGCAATCATTGGACAGTGTAGTCACGAAATTCTTAAAAAAATGGGTCGGTCTTGCTCATTCAGCAGCTGTCTCTCGCCTTTTCCTTAACACCAAGAACGGCGGCCTCCAACTTGGCCAACCGTCAGATTCTTTCAAGAgactacagtcttgcaacctgcttcgatttactaaatcaaatgaCGAATGCTTGAGAGCCCTGGCAACTATAAAGAtttcaagagagactgagttgTCATCAACCAGATTTAGTGCCGGCAGTTTCTTGGCAACTCTTGATACTTCGCCTGGGTGCCTGcaatcaaaaataaagaacATCAAAAAGACGATTACGGAATCATCAAATAATCGTCATTTGTCACATCTTACCTCCCTGTCTGTACAAGGTCAAGCGGCTCGATTCAAGGACGTGGAAGCCGAGCACTTTGCCTTGTCCCTAAAATCTCTACCCGATGACTTGTTCAAATGGGCAATAAATGGGCTCCAGGACACCCTCCCATCAGCAACCAACttacagttgtggaagaaaattTCGTGCAATCAATGTCCTCTCTGTCACCAACCCCAATCGCTGTGCCACGTGCTAAATGCATGTCCCAGTCTACTTGATCGAGGTttgtacaaacagagacacgacaatacgctgagactatttgtggactttctaaaacgtcatcttagtcaacagttttccatagtagccgacctaccagaatcagtatacaattttcctgtcgatataacctgtacctgccttcgtccagacattgttgtttggaatgccgtcctcaaaaaggcctggatgcttgagctgtcggtcccattcgaaacagtcgtggaagaaacgaaggcccggaaagaacgccgctatgcccaacttgtcaaagatgctaaccatcagtataagacggagcttttgcatctcttggttgggtcgagaggattgatttttcctgaaactcgacgagcagtctgcatgttgtgcaagcctcttcaacgcgacttggacgatctgtttcaagctgtcattcattccaccctgaaagactcttttcgatgctggttggcaagaagagacaacatctcttaa